In the genome of Treponema pedis, one region contains:
- a CDS encoding flagellin, with protein MIINHNMSAMFAQRTQGATTVHIGKDIEKLSSGLRINRAGDDASGLAVSEKMRSQIRGLNQASANASNGINFIQVAEAYLQETTDIMQRIRELAVQASNGIYSAEDRMQIQVEVSQLVAEVDRIASSAQFNGMNMLTGRFARETGENVVTASMWFHIGANMDQRMRVYIGTMSAAAVGIREIGSEKIMTIETADSANMSIGTIDEGLKKINKQRADLGAYQNRMELTVVGINIAAENLQAAESRIRDADMAKQMVEYTKNQILSNTGIAMLAQANNNSQQVMSLLR; from the coding sequence ATGATTATCAATCACAACATGAGTGCTATGTTCGCACAGCGAACACAGGGTGCAACCACAGTCCACATCGGAAAGGACATCGAAAAACTTTCTTCCGGTTTAAGAATTAACCGTGCGGGAGACGATGCTTCCGGTCTTGCGGTTTCCGAAAAAATGAGAAGTCAGATTCGAGGTTTGAACCAAGCTTCAGCCAACGCATCTAACGGTATCAATTTTATTCAAGTAGCGGAAGCTTACTTACAGGAAACTACGGACATTATGCAGAGAATCAGGGAGTTGGCCGTTCAAGCTTCTAACGGTATTTATTCCGCAGAAGACAGAATGCAAATTCAAGTTGAAGTTTCTCAGCTGGTTGCTGAAGTTGACCGCATTGCAAGTTCCGCACAATTTAACGGAATGAATATGCTTACGGGCCGCTTTGCACGTGAGACCGGTGAAAACGTTGTTACCGCTTCCATGTGGTTCCACATCGGTGCAAACATGGACCAAAGAATGCGCGTTTACATCGGAACAATGTCGGCTGCAGCCGTAGGAATTCGCGAAATCGGTTCGGAAAAGATTATGACAATCGAAACTGCCGATTCCGCCAATATGAGCATCGGAACGATTGATGAAGGCTTAAAGAAAATCAATAAGCAAAGAGCGGACCTCGGAGCTTACCAGAACAGAATGGAACTTACGGTTGTAGGAATTAACATTGCAGCCGAAAATCTCCAAGCTGCAGAATCACGTATCCGTGATGCAGATATGGCAAAGCAAATGGTAGAATACACCAAAAATCAAATTCTATCCAACACAGGTATTGCAATGCTTGCTCAGGCAAACAACAACAGCCAGCAGGTAATGTCTTTACTCCGATAA
- a CDS encoding flagellin encodes MIINHNMSAMFAQRQGGVNELHLAKNIEKLSSAERINRAGDDASGLAVSEKMRSQIRGLNQAGQNIQNGVSFIQATEGYLGETTDIVQRLRELAIQAANGIYSAEDRMQIQVEVSQLVDEVDRIASHAQFNGMNILTGRFALDSATGPMALHVGANMDQRETIYIGTMTATALGIIGAQQGGEDAMISMSSVDGANMALGALDNALKQINKQRADLGAYQNRFEMAYNGIAIASENMQAAESRIRDADMAKEIVDYTKNQILIQSGTAMLAQANTQPQSVIRLLQ; translated from the coding sequence ATGATTATTAATCACAATATGAGTGCAATGTTTGCACAAAGGCAGGGAGGGGTCAACGAACTTCACCTTGCAAAGAATATCGAAAAACTTTCCAGTGCGGAAAGAATTAACCGTGCAGGCGATGACGCTTCCGGTTTGGCGGTTTCCGAAAAAATGAGAAGCCAAATCAGGGGCTTAAACCAGGCAGGTCAAAATATCCAAAACGGCGTTTCGTTCATTCAAGCAACGGAAGGCTATCTTGGTGAAACTACCGATATTGTGCAAAGATTGAGAGAGTTGGCAATTCAAGCGGCAAACGGTATTTATTCCGCAGAAGACAGAATGCAGATTCAAGTTGAAGTTTCTCAGCTTGTCGATGAAGTAGACAGAATCGCAAGTCATGCTCAGTTCAACGGAATGAATATTCTGACGGGACGCTTCGCACTGGATTCCGCTACGGGACCTATGGCGCTTCATGTCGGTGCAAATATGGATCAAAGGGAAACCATCTATATAGGCACAATGACGGCTACGGCGCTCGGTATTATCGGGGCTCAGCAGGGCGGTGAAGATGCTATGATTTCGATGTCTTCAGTAGACGGAGCAAATATGGCGTTAGGCGCTCTTGATAACGCTTTAAAGCAAATCAATAAGCAAAGAGCGGACCTCGGTGCATATCAAAACAGGTTTGAAATGGCATATAACGGAATTGCAATCGCTTCCGAAAATATGCAAGCGGCCGAATCAAGAATCCGCGATGCCGATATGGCAAAAGAAATTGTTGATTACACAAAGAACC